The proteins below are encoded in one region of Candidatus Thiodiazotropha sp. LNASS1:
- a CDS encoding MATE family efflux transporter codes for MIDKKKLFKNIFSNWANLGVNIVISFFLAPFIVHKLGNIYYGVWVIVMQFTGYLYLLDFGVRESIIRYVSKYKTQRNIDELNEVLSSGLILYGGIAVLCLLISIVFSYSYPYIFEVDNVDLSTISMVVIICGLTIAQTIAFNVFNGILMGLQRYDIFNKIGIIFAFVRLGLILYFLNLGYGIIALSLIQLIIGLANNLSIYFFSKHLLEKNNIPFRYSRTPLKTKLPILKKLYNYSVYVLINNLGQKAIFYTDALVIGAFSSVVSVTFYAIAGNLIEYLRRLIMMSNSVLNPVASELEASSKTENIDSLIINGSKLSLLLALPICIVFFLLGDMFIGIWMGEEYVERSSIVLYILAFSTLIAVPHTTISSILYGINKHKIIANLRIYEAVSNLALSVVLIHYLGIAGVALGTAIPQALFMVIALPILTKREVNFDYKIYLKNVYLLPFLASLPFIGSIYYISTNYATDSMIIFFTWILVLLPIYIVSVFLICFNSSERNLFTSYINRVMMSRFSRRNS; via the coding sequence ATGATAGATAAAAAAAAGCTATTCAAGAATATCTTTTCAAACTGGGCCAATCTCGGTGTAAATATAGTTATATCGTTTTTTTTAGCGCCATTCATAGTCCATAAACTGGGAAACATTTACTACGGTGTTTGGGTAATTGTTATGCAGTTTACAGGTTATCTTTATCTATTGGATTTTGGTGTAAGGGAATCAATCATTCGCTATGTGTCAAAGTATAAAACTCAAAGGAATATTGACGAGTTAAATGAGGTACTCAGCTCAGGTCTGATTTTGTATGGTGGTATTGCTGTACTGTGTCTATTGATATCTATTGTTTTCTCTTATTCATATCCATATATTTTTGAAGTAGATAACGTAGATCTATCAACAATAAGCATGGTGGTAATTATTTGTGGCCTGACAATCGCTCAAACAATAGCTTTCAATGTCTTCAATGGCATTTTGATGGGTCTTCAAAGGTATGACATATTTAATAAAATTGGAATAATCTTTGCTTTTGTAAGGTTGGGTCTGATTCTCTATTTCCTGAATTTGGGATATGGAATTATAGCACTTTCACTAATACAATTAATAATCGGCCTTGCAAATAACTTAAGTATCTATTTTTTCTCAAAACACTTACTTGAAAAAAACAATATTCCGTTCCGCTACTCCAGAACACCACTAAAAACCAAACTGCCTATCCTCAAGAAATTATACAATTACAGCGTATACGTTTTAATAAACAATCTGGGACAAAAAGCAATATTTTATACAGATGCGTTGGTAATTGGCGCCTTCTCTTCCGTTGTGTCAGTTACATTTTATGCTATTGCGGGAAATTTAATTGAGTATCTCCGTCGCTTAATTATGATGAGCAATAGCGTTTTAAACCCGGTCGCAAGTGAGCTGGAGGCAAGCAGCAAAACAGAAAACATTGATAGTTTAATTATCAATGGCAGCAAGCTTTCCCTGCTATTGGCCCTTCCGATATGTATCGTTTTTTTCTTACTGGGAGATATGTTTATTGGTATTTGGATGGGGGAGGAGTATGTTGAACGATCATCAATTGTACTATATATACTTGCATTCAGTACTTTAATAGCAGTACCTCATACAACCATAAGCAGTATATTGTATGGAATAAATAAGCATAAAATAATCGCGAATCTGCGAATATATGAAGCAGTATCAAATCTGGCTTTGAGTGTAGTGCTGATCCACTACTTGGGGATAGCTGGTGTCGCATTAGGGACTGCAATACCTCAGGCCTTGTTTATGGTAATTGCGCTTCCGATTTTGACTAAAAGGGAAGTGAATTTTGATTATAAAATATATTTAAAAAATGTATATCTATTACCATTTTTAGCATCTTTGCCATTTATTGGGTCTATCTATTATATAAGTACAAATTACGCAACTGATTCTATGATTATATTTTTTACTTGGATATTGGTATTATTGCCGATATATATTGTTTCTGTATTTTTGATTTGTTTTAACAGCAGTGAGAGAAACCTGTTCACGAGTTATATAAATAGGGTGATGATGAGCAGATTTTCCAGAAGAAACAGTTAA
- the thrC gene encoding threonine synthase yields MPFRTRYTGLIERYRDRLPVHDDTGIISLGEGNTPLIRLNNIPRQLERDVDIYVKYEGLNPTGSFKDRGMTMAVTKAVEEGSKAIICASTGNTSAAAAAYAARAGITAFVLIPDGKIAMGKLAQAMMYGAVTIQIKGNFDDGMRLVKDVASHAPVTIVNSINPYRLQGQKTASFEIVEELGHAPDYHCLPVGNAGNITAHWIGYREYSCTTADHVTEACAYCNGKCKFAGGAVTGKQPVMVGYQASGSAPFLRGGPVKDPDTVATAIRIGNPQSWNQAWKVKEESGGWFDECTDEEILAAQKLLAQQEGVFCEPASATSLAGAMRDVKSGKIPEGSSIVCTLTGNGLKDPDTAIQQSTSPVLTIDAELDEVKRAILKNME; encoded by the coding sequence ATGCCATTCCGTACCCGCTATACAGGATTGATAGAAAGATACCGCGACAGACTGCCTGTTCATGATGACACCGGGATAATCAGTCTTGGTGAGGGTAATACACCGCTTATACGTCTTAACAACATCCCCCGACAGCTCGAGAGGGACGTGGATATCTATGTCAAGTACGAAGGGTTGAATCCAACAGGCTCCTTCAAGGACCGTGGCATGACCATGGCTGTAACCAAGGCTGTGGAAGAGGGAAGTAAAGCGATCATTTGCGCATCGACCGGAAATACTTCGGCTGCGGCTGCTGCATATGCAGCACGTGCAGGTATCACAGCATTTGTCTTGATACCGGACGGAAAGATAGCCATGGGAAAACTTGCTCAAGCAATGATGTATGGTGCGGTTACAATTCAGATCAAAGGGAATTTTGATGATGGTATGCGGTTGGTAAAAGATGTTGCCTCGCATGCCCCCGTAACCATAGTCAACTCGATCAATCCATATCGCCTGCAAGGCCAGAAAACCGCCTCTTTTGAGATCGTTGAGGAGTTGGGGCATGCACCCGACTATCATTGTTTACCGGTTGGGAATGCTGGGAACATCACTGCGCACTGGATAGGTTACCGTGAATACAGCTGCACCACGGCGGATCATGTTACTGAGGCATGTGCTTACTGTAACGGGAAATGTAAATTTGCGGGGGGTGCGGTTACAGGCAAACAACCAGTAATGGTAGGCTACCAGGCCTCCGGTTCAGCGCCATTTTTACGCGGGGGGCCTGTAAAAGATCCCGATACAGTCGCTACTGCGATACGTATTGGTAATCCGCAATCATGGAATCAGGCCTGGAAAGTCAAGGAAGAGTCTGGAGGTTGGTTCGATGAATGTACAGATGAGGAGATCCTGGCCGCACAAAAACTCCTGGCACAGCAAGAAGGCGTATTTTGTGAACCAGCTTCAGCCACATCACTGGCAGGCGCCATGCGTGATGTCAAATCAGGAAAAATCCCCGAGGGTTCAAGTATCGTGTGTACATTAACCGGTAATGGACTCAAGGACCCGGATACGGCGATACAACAATCAACATCACCTGTGCTCACGATTGATGCTGAACTTGACGAGGTTAAGCGAGCTATTTTAAAAAATATGGAATAG
- a CDS encoding IS30 family transposase: MAQRGRPGLSHDLKQEVWRRWRSGESLSDIARAVNSQPGSIFGILRLHGGISPAKRCRAENSLTLSEREEISRGLSAGKSMRAIATDLRRSPSTISREIARNGGAQRYRAIQADEKAWDRARRPKLCLLALNGRLRRTVTEKLALDWSPEQISGWLKKTFSDDENMYVSHETIYRSIYIQARGVLKKELQKHLRTQRIFRQSRYNNLRGIPRGKIVDAVSISERPPEIEDRAIPGHWEGDLIAGSANTHIATLVERKSRFAMLIKVTGKDTNTVVSAISRHIKRLPVELRQSVTWDRGSEMANHKDFTVATDAKVYFCDPSSPWQRGTNENTNRLLRQYFPKKTDLSVYTQRELSQVAKKLNQRPRKVLDFQTPADTLQQCVARTD, from the coding sequence ATGGCACAACGAGGGCGACCAGGGTTATCCCATGACCTAAAACAAGAAGTATGGAGAAGATGGAGATCAGGTGAGTCTCTCAGCGACATTGCGAGAGCGGTAAATAGCCAGCCTGGTTCGATTTTTGGGATATTAAGACTTCATGGCGGTATTTCACCAGCTAAACGTTGTCGAGCAGAGAATTCATTGACACTATCTGAGCGTGAAGAGATATCGAGAGGGCTAAGTGCCGGGAAGTCAATGCGTGCCATCGCTACGGACTTAAGGCGCTCGCCATCGACTATTAGTCGAGAAATTGCTAGAAATGGAGGTGCTCAGAGATACCGAGCGATCCAGGCCGACGAGAAAGCTTGGGACAGGGCTAGACGCCCTAAATTATGCTTACTGGCATTAAATGGTCGTCTTCGAAGAACGGTTACCGAAAAACTTGCTTTGGACTGGTCACCAGAGCAAATTAGTGGATGGCTTAAGAAGACATTTTCAGATGATGAAAATATGTACGTTTCACACGAAACAATTTACCGTAGCATCTATATCCAGGCACGAGGTGTACTAAAGAAGGAACTACAGAAGCATCTGAGAACTCAGCGAATTTTCCGTCAGTCCCGTTACAATAATCTTAGAGGTATTCCCAGGGGGAAGATTGTTGATGCCGTTTCAATTAGTGAACGCCCACCTGAAATAGAAGATCGTGCGATTCCAGGGCATTGGGAAGGTGATTTGATTGCAGGTAGTGCAAATACGCACATAGCGACCTTGGTTGAGCGAAAATCTCGCTTTGCTATGCTAATCAAGGTGACTGGAAAAGATACAAATACTGTTGTTTCCGCAATCAGCAGACACATTAAAAGACTACCAGTTGAGCTACGTCAATCAGTCACTTGGGATCGTGGGTCCGAGATGGCCAATCACAAGGACTTTACCGTAGCGACTGATGCAAAGGTGTACTTTTGTGATCCAAGTAGTCCTTGGCAGCGCGGGACTAACGAAAATACCAATCGATTGTTGCGTCAATATTTCCCTAAAAAGACGGATCTATCAGTTTATACACAAAGGGAGCTTAGCCAAGTAGCCAAGAAGCTAAATCAACGACCGAGAAAGGTATTGGATTTTCAAACACCAGCAGATACATTACAGCAGTGTGTTGCGCGGACCGATTGA
- a CDS encoding alpha/beta fold hydrolase, which produces MEEKIDFIHIKNEKIFTVFHIPDKTDVKKAFVFLHPFAEEKLWSHRVYVSFARELASQGYYVARFDFRGHGDSDGDFVDSTFEKHVEDIDAVINHLKVKFQIMDISLFGLRLGASLATAYASSKDEIRNLILWDPVLNGERYMQEILRSNLAAQMALKGKVEITRDDLVEQMKSGSPINIEGYLLTYDYYNQLSGLDLLRLDHKKSINCLINQIVRNPKQPQNKAYAEFIEQFSVKSELVKSHEEQFWKEIKTFYQSAENLNSSTLSWMHDLK; this is translated from the coding sequence ATGGAAGAAAAGATTGATTTCATTCATATAAAGAATGAAAAAATATTCACGGTTTTCCATATTCCCGATAAAACAGATGTTAAAAAGGCGTTTGTTTTTCTTCATCCGTTTGCGGAAGAAAAATTATGGAGTCACAGAGTTTACGTAAGTTTTGCAAGAGAACTTGCCAGCCAAGGCTATTATGTGGCCAGATTCGATTTTAGAGGACATGGTGATAGTGATGGTGATTTTGTAGATTCTACATTTGAAAAGCATGTTGAAGACATTGATGCTGTAATCAATCACCTAAAAGTTAAGTTTCAAATTATGGACATTAGTCTGTTTGGACTCAGACTTGGTGCTTCACTGGCAACGGCTTATGCTTCTTCTAAAGATGAAATTAGAAATCTCATTCTATGGGATCCAGTGCTGAATGGTGAAAGGTATATGCAAGAAATATTGCGTAGTAATCTTGCAGCACAGATGGCATTGAAGGGTAAAGTAGAAATAACCAGGGATGACCTGGTTGAGCAAATGAAATCAGGTAGTCCAATTAACATTGAGGGTTATTTATTGACATATGATTATTACAATCAGCTGTCAGGGCTCGATCTACTTCGGCTGGATCATAAGAAGTCAATCAACTGTTTGATTAACCAAATAGTACGAAACCCTAAACAACCTCAGAACAAAGCATATGCTGAATTCATTGAACAATTCAGTGTGAAATCTGAATTAGTGAAATCACACGAGGAGCAATTCTGGAAGGAAATAAAGACCTTCTATCAATCTGCTGAAAATCTGAACTCTTCAACACTATCCTGGATGCATGATTTAAAATGA
- a CDS encoding nitrous oxide reductase family maturation protein NosD, with protein sequence MKKLLIFTSLCLAFSVAQAKTLYVDNSTGNDSTSYEANSSSNPWASLGRAAWGSTSLTNTNTGQAARAGDVVIVRSGSYNVSSGTGERYIPVYNPANSGTSGNPIVFRAEGNVVLSSSTNTIGEPIIGTYARSHIVWDGFILDERNINTKSDTGPVVIWNSDNVTIQNLTVRGITSSWNDNHNAIRIERSRDSLVRNNTLYGTRNAGRNRNGSSIMLYYSNNITIENNDISDSSGGIFVKGANGGPMTIRYNYLHNIDAEGIAIGGLGTASEQYGGEIYQNIIRDSAAGITFIGYDSYSPANIDVVNNTFYNCSNGGLFFKPSTNGYRDLVFANNIFVGNTRGIQAEDISNLSSMTYRNNLYSGNGVTSRVNYSNYSFSSWQSSFNKDTVGSISTDPAFADTAGNTLTLSNNSPAINAGVDILNLQGRGTGASINLGAHITSNDVIGVTGTLPEPPAPSAVPPSPAVLY encoded by the coding sequence ATGAAGAAGCTGTTAATTTTTACATCACTATGTCTTGCCTTCTCAGTCGCACAGGCAAAAACGCTCTATGTCGACAATAGTACCGGCAACGATAGTACCAGTTACGAAGCTAACAGCAGTTCGAATCCCTGGGCGTCCCTTGGACGGGCCGCATGGGGAAGCACTTCCTTAACAAATACGAATACTGGTCAGGCCGCCCGTGCCGGTGATGTCGTGATAGTCAGGTCCGGTAGTTATAATGTCAGCTCAGGGACAGGTGAAAGATATATTCCTGTTTACAATCCTGCTAATTCAGGAACAAGCGGTAATCCAATTGTATTCAGGGCAGAGGGTAATGTAGTTTTGAGCTCCAGCACTAATACAATAGGTGAGCCGATTATAGGCACATATGCAAGGAGCCATATCGTCTGGGATGGCTTTATACTAGATGAGAGAAATATCAACACAAAATCGGATACAGGGCCGGTTGTTATATGGAACTCGGACAATGTAACCATTCAAAACCTAACTGTAAGAGGTATAACGTCTAGCTGGAATGACAACCACAATGCCATTCGAATTGAGCGGTCCAGAGATTCGTTAGTTCGTAACAATACACTTTACGGTACAAGGAATGCGGGCAGAAACAGAAATGGATCATCGATCATGCTCTATTATTCCAATAATATAACAATAGAAAACAATGACATCTCAGATAGTAGTGGTGGAATATTCGTGAAAGGGGCCAATGGTGGGCCAATGACGATCAGATACAACTATCTCCATAATATCGATGCTGAAGGTATTGCCATAGGTGGACTGGGCACTGCGTCGGAGCAGTATGGCGGAGAAATTTACCAGAATATCATTCGCGATAGTGCCGCCGGCATCACTTTTATTGGTTACGATTCATATAGTCCTGCCAATATTGATGTTGTAAACAATACATTCTATAACTGCTCGAATGGTGGTCTCTTCTTCAAACCCAGTACAAACGGTTATAGAGATCTCGTATTTGCCAACAATATTTTTGTCGGCAACACGCGCGGTATACAGGCAGAGGATATTTCTAATCTAAGCAGTATGACGTACAGAAATAATCTTTATAGTGGTAATGGAGTAACTTCTCGTGTCAACTACAGCAATTACAGCTTTTCGAGCTGGCAGAGTAGCTTCAACAAAGACACTGTAGGTTCTATTTCCACGGATCCGGCCTTTGCTGATACAGCGGGCAATACCCTGACTCTTTCGAACAACTCTCCGGCAATTAACGCTGGTGTAGACATTCTGAACCTGCAGGGTCGTGGAACAGGCGCTAGTATCAACTTAGGTGCGCATATCACCAGCAATGATGTTATAGGTGTAACTGGTACATTGCCTGAGCCGCCGGCTCCCAGCGCAGTACCGCCGAGCCCGGCAGTTTTGTATTAA
- a CDS encoding homoserine dehydrogenase, whose amino-acid sequence MNPVKVGLLGLGTVGGGTLNVLTRNADEIARRAGRGIQITHAAAKQYDPSQLIGLENVEVTDDAFSVVENPELEIIIELIGGYTPARELVLKAIENGKHVVTANKALIAMHGNEIFEAAQQKGVMVAFEAAVAGGIPIIKAVREGLAANHIEWIAGIINGTGNFILSEMRDKGREFADVLKEAQALGYAEADPTFDVEGIDAAHKLTILGSIAFGIPLQFEKTYTEGITKIEPQDVEYADQFGYRIKHLGITRKTETGIEMRVHPTMIPRRRLIANVDGVMNAVLVKGDAVGPTLYYGAGAGSEPTASAVVADVVDVVRMLTTDPENRVPHLAFQPGKLVDLAILPIEEVETTFYLRMQVVDKPGVVAKIASILAESQISIEAIQQKEPNEGDNTVPLVMLTQKVIEKQLNKAIAEIEQLETVFGQVMRIRVERLDG is encoded by the coding sequence TTGAATCCAGTTAAAGTTGGTTTGTTGGGACTCGGGACCGTGGGTGGTGGTACGCTGAATGTTCTGACCCGCAATGCCGATGAAATCGCTCGTAGGGCAGGCCGGGGCATCCAGATTACCCATGCGGCAGCAAAACAATACGACCCCAGTCAGCTCATCGGACTCGAGAATGTGGAGGTTACCGATGATGCGTTTTCCGTGGTGGAGAACCCAGAGCTGGAGATTATCATTGAGTTGATCGGAGGTTATACCCCTGCACGAGAATTGGTCTTGAAGGCTATCGAGAATGGCAAGCATGTCGTCACCGCCAATAAGGCGTTGATTGCCATGCACGGCAATGAAATCTTCGAAGCGGCTCAGCAAAAGGGTGTTATGGTTGCCTTTGAGGCCGCCGTTGCGGGTGGAATTCCAATCATTAAAGCGGTTCGTGAGGGATTGGCGGCAAACCATATTGAGTGGATTGCGGGAATTATCAATGGCACCGGCAACTTCATACTCTCAGAGATGCGTGACAAAGGGCGTGAGTTTGCCGATGTCCTCAAAGAGGCACAGGCTTTGGGTTACGCTGAGGCGGATCCGACCTTTGATGTGGAAGGTATCGATGCTGCACACAAGTTGACGATCCTCGGTTCCATTGCCTTTGGTATTCCACTCCAATTCGAAAAGACCTATACCGAAGGTATTACTAAAATCGAACCGCAGGATGTCGAGTATGCAGATCAGTTTGGCTATCGAATAAAGCACCTTGGTATTACTCGCAAGACAGAGACAGGGATCGAGATGCGGGTCCACCCGACCATGATTCCCAGACGTCGTCTCATAGCCAATGTGGACGGCGTTATGAATGCCGTGTTGGTTAAAGGCGATGCGGTAGGCCCTACCCTATACTATGGTGCGGGAGCCGGCTCAGAACCTACAGCGTCGGCAGTTGTGGCGGATGTGGTCGATGTCGTGCGCATGTTGACTACAGATCCGGAAAACCGTGTACCGCATCTTGCATTTCAACCAGGTAAATTGGTTGACTTGGCGATATTACCCATCGAAGAGGTGGAAACCACTTTTTACTTACGTATGCAGGTTGTCGACAAGCCGGGAGTGGTTGCTAAAATTGCCAGCATTCTGGCTGAATCGCAGATCAGTATCGAAGCGATTCAGCAAAAGGAACCCAACGAAGGGGACAATACCGTTCCATTGGTTATGCTGACGCAGAAAGTCATCGAGAAACAGCTAAACAAAGCTATCGCGGAAATAGAGCAACTGGAAACTGTATTTGGGCAAGTGATGCGAATACGCGTCGAACGCCTCGATGGTTGA
- a CDS encoding glycosyltransferase family 4 protein has protein sequence MMGNVKKIMYCEGNTDGTVGGSFYSLLYLTSGLDRTKYDPMVVFHDEHSLLPEYKKAGVKTLIVPPYKPISLVSDNKYLARLKVIFTILQKPVNLLGYLFISSIRKKRLLIKNNIDLLHLNNSVLRNNDWMIGAYLAGIPCITHERGINDHYPLISRLLAAKLKAIISISKSVTDTLKRNGIANENIVTIHNGIDPKAVIGKITNQDILKKLGLNEDQQIIGVMGNIREWKGQEVAVRAMRKIVDEYPNTVCLLIGDTAKEDIYYKDRLHVLIKELGLGSNIIFTGYIKNVSDYLNILQIVLHTSIEPEPFGRVLIEAMSLSKPLVAADDGAVPEIVVNEKTGLIFKPGDHERLAELVIKLLQHKKYAENIGKEGYKRLLEYFHINVNVEKTQLLYDKILSNEI, from the coding sequence ATGATGGGAAATGTAAAAAAAATAATGTATTGCGAGGGTAATACAGACGGTACTGTAGGGGGTTCATTTTATAGTTTATTGTACCTAACCAGTGGGCTCGATAGAACGAAATATGATCCGATGGTCGTTTTCCATGATGAACATTCCCTTTTACCGGAATATAAAAAAGCAGGTGTAAAGACTCTAATAGTACCGCCATATAAACCAATAAGTTTAGTATCAGACAATAAGTACCTAGCAAGGCTAAAAGTTATCTTCACAATATTACAGAAACCAGTGAATTTACTTGGATACCTGTTTATTTCCAGTATCAGAAAAAAAAGACTTCTAATAAAAAATAATATCGATCTACTACACTTGAACAATTCCGTATTAAGGAATAATGATTGGATGATTGGCGCATACCTAGCAGGAATACCGTGTATAACACATGAACGGGGTATCAATGATCATTATCCCCTGATATCAAGATTATTGGCTGCTAAGCTGAAAGCCATAATAAGTATATCCAAGTCTGTAACTGACACCTTGAAAAGAAATGGTATTGCCAATGAGAATATTGTAACAATACACAATGGTATTGATCCGAAAGCAGTTATTGGAAAAATTACAAATCAGGACATTCTAAAAAAACTGGGCTTAAATGAAGATCAACAAATAATAGGTGTGATGGGTAACATCAGGGAGTGGAAAGGGCAGGAAGTCGCTGTAAGAGCAATGCGAAAAATCGTGGATGAGTATCCGAATACTGTATGTCTGCTTATTGGTGATACAGCTAAAGAGGATATTTATTATAAGGATAGATTACACGTACTTATTAAGGAATTAGGTTTAGGATCAAATATTATATTTACAGGATATATAAAAAACGTATCAGACTATCTCAATATATTACAGATAGTACTACACACCTCTATCGAACCTGAGCCTTTTGGGCGTGTTCTGATAGAAGCCATGTCTCTTTCAAAACCACTGGTCGCAGCTGATGATGGGGCGGTACCGGAAATCGTCGTAAACGAAAAAACAGGATTAATTTTCAAGCCTGGAGACCATGAGCGTCTCGCAGAGTTGGTTATTAAGCTATTGCAGCACAAAAAGTATGCCGAAAACATTGGAAAGGAGGGATATAAAAGATTACTGGAGTATTTTCATATAAATGTGAATGTAGAAAAGACACAATTACTATATGATAAGATACTTTCAAATGAAATATGA
- a CDS encoding glycosyltransferase family 4 protein codes for MKGRYKILITISELIHSSQVRNLYDLLSIIDTDVFDVEVGALATGNEAQADIENLGFEVFRLRLQPTRGFTLEKLVDLIKGPFIIRNRKYDLVHSFLYQSLFTEPFFFKLLTNSKYIYTKSNLEWNNHPKNWHKKSQLADRIISISKATDELLIDQGFAEKIKKIYLGIDTEYFKYSMEKGATFRLDNDIPGNAVVFGCAAQFIELKEHITLLKAFESLAGVNKNIYLIYCGPNHRNEYYNKFKSEMERSKYSDRIRELGSLSDMPSFYSAIDCFVLPSRFEAFGYVYVEAMSCGIPVIACRAGGPLEIVIDGETGYFSEVSDPSDLARKMSIYLENEDLLEKHGKQSRQRAVEIFSKETMARKMMDLYIETIEQ; via the coding sequence ATGAAAGGGCGCTATAAAATTCTGATTACGATCAGTGAATTAATTCATAGTTCGCAGGTACGCAATTTATACGATCTTTTATCAATTATAGATACAGATGTTTTTGATGTTGAAGTCGGTGCGCTAGCTACCGGCAATGAAGCTCAGGCGGATATTGAGAATTTAGGGTTTGAAGTGTTTCGCCTCAGACTCCAGCCCACACGTGGTTTTACATTAGAGAAATTAGTGGATCTGATTAAAGGTCCGTTTATTATTAGAAATAGAAAGTATGACTTAGTACATTCATTTTTATACCAATCCCTTTTTACCGAACCATTCTTTTTTAAACTCCTAACAAACTCAAAATATATATATACTAAATCCAATTTGGAGTGGAATAATCACCCAAAAAACTGGCATAAAAAATCGCAACTTGCCGATAGGATAATCAGTATTTCAAAAGCTACGGATGAATTATTGATAGATCAGGGATTTGCTGAAAAAATTAAAAAAATTTATTTAGGAATAGATACTGAGTATTTTAAATATTCAATGGAAAAAGGAGCTACATTCCGATTGGATAATGATATACCCGGTAATGCGGTTGTCTTCGGTTGTGCTGCACAGTTTATTGAGTTGAAAGAGCACATAACATTACTAAAGGCATTTGAGAGTTTAGCGGGAGTAAACAAGAATATATATCTAATCTATTGCGGGCCGAATCATAGGAATGAATATTATAACAAGTTTAAGTCCGAAATGGAGCGGTCCAAATATAGTGATCGTATCAGGGAGTTGGGTTCATTAAGTGATATGCCCAGTTTTTATTCCGCGATTGATTGTTTTGTCCTTCCGAGCAGATTCGAAGCGTTCGGTTACGTTTATGTAGAAGCAATGAGTTGTGGTATTCCTGTGATTGCATGTAGAGCAGGCGGGCCGTTGGAAATTGTTATCGACGGAGAAACCGGATATTTTTCGGAGGTGTCTGATCCATCGGATTTAGCAAGAAAAATGTCGATTTATCTGGAGAATGAAGACCTTCTGGAAAAACACGGCAAACAAAGCAGGCAAAGAGCTGTAGAAATATTTTCCAAAGAAACAATGGCAAGAAAAATGATGGACCTATACATAGAGACAATCGAACAATAG
- a CDS encoding XrtA system polysaccharide deacetylase: MLVNAMTVDVEDYYQVSAFAKNIDKSEWEKYPSRVNTNTNWLLDHFDEHNIKATFFVLGWVAERENQLIKRISDLGHEVACHGYRHDLIYNQTKQVFKEETIKSKSILEDLIGKPVNGYRAASYSITADSVWAIDILCEAGFTYDSSIFPIVHDRYGIPNAETVPHKYCTDSGNEIIEFPLSTVGIGNKRLPISGGGYFRLFPYWVTLQGLKMVNKKNIPFIFYMHPWEIDVDQPRIKSSLLSEFRHYQNLDKFKPRLKRLINQFEFSTVEEVLYKYGLLSKG, encoded by the coding sequence ATGTTAGTAAATGCGATGACAGTGGATGTAGAAGACTACTATCAGGTGTCTGCGTTTGCAAAAAATATAGATAAAAGTGAATGGGAGAAATACCCTTCCAGGGTTAATACAAATACTAATTGGCTGTTGGATCATTTTGATGAGCACAATATCAAAGCTACTTTTTTTGTATTGGGATGGGTTGCTGAAAGAGAGAATCAGCTAATAAAGCGTATCTCAGATTTGGGGCATGAAGTGGCGTGTCACGGTTATAGGCATGACTTAATATATAACCAGACAAAGCAGGTATTCAAAGAAGAAACCATAAAGTCCAAGTCTATATTGGAAGATCTGATTGGTAAGCCGGTGAATGGCTACAGAGCCGCAAGCTACTCAATAACGGCAGATTCGGTCTGGGCAATCGATATTTTATGCGAGGCCGGGTTTACCTACGACTCAAGTATTTTTCCGATTGTTCATGACCGATATGGTATCCCCAATGCTGAGACCGTCCCGCACAAATATTGCACAGATTCAGGTAATGAGATAATTGAATTCCCACTTTCTACAGTTGGTATTGGTAACAAAAGATTGCCAATCAGTGGTGGAGGTTATTTCAGACTTTTTCCCTACTGGGTGACGCTGCAAGGATTGAAGATGGTTAACAAAAAGAATATCCCCTTTATTTTTTATATGCATCCATGGGAAATCGATGTTGACCAGCCAAGGATTAAGTCCTCACTGCTTTCAGAATTCAGGCACTATCAAAATTTGGATAAGTTTAAGCCAAGGCTTAAGCGCCTGATAAACCAATTCGAATTTAGCACTGTAGAAGAGGTACTTTATAAATATGGACTACTGAGTAAAGGTTAA